From the Moorena sp. SIOASIH genome, the window GGCTAATGAAAATTTTACCGTCGCCAATTTCACCGGTGCGAGCTGCAGCGATCACTTTGTCTACGACCATATCGACTTGATCGTCTTCTACGACAATTTCTACTTTGAGTTTTTGTAGGAATTCAACCGTGTACTCTGAACCGCGATAACGTTCAGTCTGACCTTTCTGGCGTCCAAAGCCTCGGACCTCAGAAACGGTCATTCCCACAATGCCAGCATTGACTA encodes:
- a CDS encoding P-II family nitrogen regulator; this encodes MKKVEAIIRPFKLDEVKIALVNAGIVGMTVSEVRGFGRQKGQTERYRGSEYTVEFLQKLKVEIVVEDDQVDMVVDKVIAAARTGEIGDGKIFISPVDQVVRIRTGEKNLEAV